DNA from Mucilaginibacter mallensis:
TTAGCGATCATTTATTTTTAGGGCTGGCCGTTGGCCTGGGCATACTTACAAAGGGTACAGCTTATATATACCTGGCACCGGTTTTACTTTTTTGGGGGATAGGATCATTAGTGTGCCTATTCCGTACCCGGAACTATAATTACCTGATTTTCCCGTTGATGGTAGCAGTGCTATCCATAAGTATAAATGCCGGGCAATACTACCGCAATTATAACTATAGCAAAAATGTATTGGGTACCGACAAGGAAGAAGGGAAAACCTATGCAAACCAAAAAATGAGCGCGGGTATATTCCTGTCGAGTGTGATAAAGAATGCCGGCATGCACTTTAGTTTAATGTATGCCAAGCCAGTGGCGAAGGTTTCAACCAAAGTGGTCTACGAGCTACATGCTATAGCTGGTACGGACATTAACGATCCGGCTGTTAACTACCGCAATAATATTTACATTATAAATAGCGGTGTAACCGATGAGGATGGCGGGCCCAATATGATCCACTTTATATTGATCGCTGCCGCATTTGTGATATTAGGATGGGGTATAATAAAAGGCAATCGCGAGTTCATAGTTACTACATTGCTGGCGATAATGATACTCCAGGTGGTATTCTTCTGCGCTTACTTAAAATGGCAGCCATGGGTATCCCGACTGCATGTGCCTATGTTTTTACTGTCGGTACCGCTGGTGTGTTATGCTTTAAGTATTAGTAAGCTGTTTAAAAAGATAGTGTACATAATTACACCGGTACTTTTGGTTTACGCGCTATTGGTGGTATTCCATAATATCAGGAGGTCATATTCCAATACCATGTTCAATAGCCGGTACCAGAATTATTTTGCCGGTAACCCATTGGTTTACGATGAATATAACGCGGTTTATACAGCTATATCACAATCAGGCGCTAAAAATATAGGCCTCCTTTTCGGTGTTGACGACTGGGAATATCCCCTGTTTAAAGATAGTTTCAGCAGGCATATCAACCCGTTTTATATCGGGGTTGATAATGTTTCAAAGTCGCTGCCGCAAACTGTACCAACGCTTGATTATATCATTAGTACAACTACAAATCATCCATTTATCGACTTTAATGGTAAACGGTTTTATAATCAAAGTACAGGGAATAAATATCTGTTTTTGTACAGGTAATTCTGGGATAATATTAATGCAATGCTAAATTAGTTATTGAAAAATGAAGATACCTACTCTTAGCGGAGTTATAGACAGACGTATATTGGTTAACTTTACAGTTGAAGCCGATATAGCCAGCTTGATAGTGCCGTCACCATTTAAGCCTAAACTTGTTGAAGGTAAAGCTATTGCCGGGATATGTCTCATCAGGCTAAAACAAGTCAGACCTAAAGGCTTGCCTCCATTTGTTGGTATTGGATCAGAAAACGGTGCGCACCGGATTGCAATAGAATGGGTGGAAGATGGTGAACTGAAGGAAGGGGTTTATGTACCACGGAGGGATACTTCATCCCTGTTTAATACTATTGCAGGTGGCAGGGTATTCCCTGGTAAGCACCACCATGCAAAATTTGATGTTCAGGAAAATGGGAATGATTACCATGTGGCTTTTAACAGCTCTGACAGAACAATTATTAGCGTTGATGCCAGGATAACGGATTCATTTGATCCAAAGTCTATTTTTAAGGATCTGGAAACAGCTTCTAACTTTTTTAAAGCGGGATCGTTAGGTTATTCTCCCAACAACAATAAATATGACGGCTTATTACTTAATACTTATAAATGGGAAGTTAAACCTCTTGAAGTAAGCAAAGTTGTATCAAGCTATTTTGAAAATGAACAGATCTTTCCTAAAGGATCTGTTCATTTTGATAATGCATTGCTCATGACAAACATTGCGCATGAGTGGTCATCAGTTGCGGATAAAAGCTGTTATTAACATCGTATGATCGCCAATTATTAAAAATCATCCGTTCTCGCGCTCATAGCTCTGTTTACCGAGGCAAGGGTAGATAGCATTTCACTGTTCATGCTTTCAAGCATGCGCCTGGCCTGCTTAGCATTAAAAGGAGAACTGCCGGTGCCCAGCAACTTAGCAATTAATTCTTCAGGTGTAGTAGTAACCTGCCCACCTACGGGGCTGCTTAAAAGCTGTTCGTAAATCCGTACTCTATATTTACCATCTTTACAATCAACCTGTATACTTAAATTGTCATCATAGATCACTTGTGTGCCCATTGCGCCATTGAACAGCACCGGTAAAATACCCTTACCTACAATTTTACCGTCGCCCTTATCCTCACTCTGAATCACATCCCTTGAGCTTTTGAAATAATCAACAAACCATTGTTTAGCATTTTTATACAAGTCTGCTTTGCTTTTTCCCGGAATTTCTACCACCCGTTCATAAACTACATTACCATCTTTAACAGGGATGTTTAAGCCCGTGGTATCCTTTTGGGCGAATGCTGTACCCGAGCTAATAAGTATTAGTACAAAAAATAAAATTCTTTTCATGTGATATGTTTAGAGTGCTAACATAACGAGTTCACTTTAAAAATACAATATATGCCAGTGATTTAAACGGATACAAGAGCTTGTTAACACCCCCCGTTTTAGGATTATATTTAAACTTTAGTAATAGTAATAAAGTAGCAGCCAACGTGATATACGGTTTAGGTTCAAAAATGGAATAGTAAATATCTGTTCGTGTAATAAATCCTTCACATTCCATTTGGATTTATCCCATCATCGTATATCTTTGCACTCCGGAAATTTTCCCTTTCGGGATGTAGCGTAGCCCGGTATCGCGCCACATTTGGGATGTGGAGGCCGCAGGTTCGAATCCTGCCATCCCGACAAAAGCGATACCAATCGAGTCGAAAACCCTCTAAATCGTATGATTTAAGGGGTTTTTCTTTTTATTTCAACCCAAGTTATTCAAGTAAAACCAAAGAAAATGAGACCTATTCGGTTACCCATTTTAATTTCATACGTTTGGGTTGCCAAAAGTATTTTAATATATTGATAGTAAATTAATTGATTGGTTTATTTTGACATATTTTGATGCGGTTTGATACCTGTTTTTTACTCAAATCAGTGCCCCTTTTCAAGGGGCACATCAAAATCAGTCAAATCCATGCTTTTGTTAAATTATTTTTCCCCCTCATTCAATAACTTCTCTAATTTCTCTTTGGTTTCTGGAATTGCTTGCAGCGTTAACGCCTTTTTGAAGGCTTCTATCGCTTTAGCTTTATTATTAATTGCCAAATAAAAATCGCCAATTGAATCATAATCATTACCACTAGAAGGATTATTGGCGATATTGAGCTTAAATAGATTCTCGGCTTTATTATATTGTTTTTTAGCTAACATTTCGTATCCCAAATTATTAACCTGAGTTTCATCTGGCTTAACCAGGTAACCCATAGTTTCAGAAACCTTTTTATAATGCGCAATCAGTACTGAATCTATCTTAAAGTTTGGATCTCTCAGTTCGCTGTCATATATCTTTAGCTTGTAAAAACCAAAGACAAACCGCAGTGCGTCGTATTCTCCAATTAATCTTACTGATGGATGGTCGTCGTCCTTATAGAACTTGTAGCTATATCGCAATTGATTTTTTTTATTGTTATTGAGGATTTTAATAAATTCCAAGTTACTGCGAATAAGGTCAGTAAATGAGTTTGTATCCTTTTGGACACTTAGCGTGTCCATTTCTCTTTCCAGGCGATTGGCCATCGCCATGAATAGCGTTTTTCCTTGATAATTTTGAGTACGTAAGATTGTCTTTGCTTCTTCCACAGGTTTCTTGTGATTGTACCACAATGACGCGTCGAGAGAAACATAAGCGTTAAACCAATTTGGATGATGAAGTAACGTGTTGATGACCGTTAAGCCTCCCAGGGAATGACCGATCAATGTTTTGTAAGTTGTGGTTGGATAGTTCGTATCGATATAAGGAATTAGTTCGTTCTCCACAAAAGACATGAATTTATCGCCATTGCCTACAACGTTAGGCAATTCTTTGTCTGTAGCGGTTGTGAGTTCGCTTAAGCGATCTGCAGGCACAATGCCAACTACAATTATTGGAGGACAAAGACCTGATTCTTCCATGTGCTCCGTTATACTGACAACTGTATTGAAATTATCATCGCCATCCAGCACGTAAACAACAGGATAATGTCCTTTGTCCTTAACTTTATTCCCTCCGTTGCTGTTCGGAATATGTATCCAGATTTTACGCTGCTGGCTCAATATCACACCGGCTAAGAAGCGGAGTTAAAACTTGCACAGCTTAATCTCATCATCCCATCCCTTCAACAAGCTATAACAGCTTAAATTACAATTATATACAAGCTTATCTTAGCTTGCTGTAAACACCCTCAATTTAACCACGCAAATCTGCGTGGTCACGCTCGCGCTGCTTTTTTATTTTCATTTGCGACATGGATTTAATCAACCACGAAGCCCTAAGCCGATGTATCAGGGATGCAGTCAGGGCAGAATTACAGGTAGAGGGGATGTTTAAGAAAAAGGCCGAGATTATACCCGGGTTTTTAAATAAGCTATCATCAATTGGCGCACGGTATATAAATAAATCGCTAATTGAACGTATTACTGCAGGGCTTTATAAAAAATAGAAAATAAATTTTGGTATGATAAATATTTCTCTACATTTGTAATGTCTACTATATATATAGACATTATAGAGTTAAATGAATCAAAACAGTAAGATAAACACCGCAAACTCCATGCGAATGCCTTTCCCCCAGATTGGCTTGTGTTGCTGTTGTTGTTAAATGCCACAAGTATTTTTAATTAACAAATTCATTTATTATTCCTCCTTTTTATTTTTAATGGACACAACTTATCAAAGGTTCAGCCTTGGTACTGAAATTACTGACGAACAACAAGCTTTTTTTAACCGTAACGGTTTTATACATTTTAAGAATTTTATCAACCCCGAAACAGTGCGGGATATTATCCGTGCATCAAAAGAGGTGGAAAAAAACTGGACAGAGAACAACGTTGAAAAGATAAACGGTGTGCCGATCAAATATGGTAAGGACCTTGACGGATCCGTTATCGTGCAACGTTTTGCATTCGTCAATCAGCATCATCCCTTACTTTCAGAGTTTACGCTCGATCCGCGTTTCCAGACTTTATTAGATCTGGTACCGGACTCCCGTTTAGGAGTTGATGAAAAGGATGGTATGGTTTTTAATCATTATGTAAACAGTGAGGAAAGCAGCTTTACCAAAATGGGCTGGCATACCGATGGCTTGCGCGATATTTTCCACGGCACAAAATTAAACCCGATGCTGAACGTAGGCATACACCTGAGTGATGCATCGCCCAATAATGGTGGCCTGCGCATCCTGCCGGGAACACATAAACAAAGCCTGTACCAGGTGCTGTTCCGTAAAAAGTACTTTCTGGATCATGATGTTGATGAGAACGAAGTAGCTATTACGCCTAAAGCCGGTGATCTCACCATTCACGATGGGCGCCTTTGGCACCGGGTGGCTCAGTCATCGGTAGTGGGAGAGGAAAGCCGCAGGCGGGTAATTTATATTCCGATAGTAGCAGGGAAATATAAGCCGAAGAATGAGGATAGTCCTACGGCATTGTACCAGCGCCTGGCCAAAATTGTTAAATAAATTGCCATGATCATAGCAATTATTATTGGCTACTTTATCAGGCGGAAAAAACTGACGGCCGCAAAAGTTCAGGTATTAAGTTCAGGCAGATCTTAAAAACATACATATGATTACTAAACTAAGCTCTACAGAAATCATTCACTTTTTAATCATCTTATTGATTATTCTAATACCGGCCAGGCTGCTTGGCGAGCTTTGCCGCAGGTATAAACTCCCGGCAATTATTGGTGAAATTTTTGCCGGAATAATTGTTGGCCCTACTTTATTGGGTGCTTTTTCTCCGGGTCTGTTTAATGCTATCTTTATTTCAGCTCCAAAAGCCAGCGGGGCGTTTGACGGGATAGCTAATATTGGCATTATCCTCCTAATGTTTATAGCAGGTTTTGAAGTTGATTTAAAACAAATAAGGCAAAATGGGAAACAAGCCATCGCCATTAGCTTATCCGGTATATTATTTCCATTCGCAATTGGATTTGTAACAGTGTGGTTCCTGTTTAAAGACCATTTTGCTAATGGCTTTAATAACCAATTGGTTACATCGCTGTTTTTTGGCACTGCACTTTCCATTACTGCGCTTTCTGTTATCACTAAAATATTGCTCGACCTGGATATTCTCAAAACAAGGATTGGTAATATAGTATTGACAGCAGCGATGGTAGATGATTTTCTGGGGTGGATACTGTTTTCAATCATCATCCAGATGATGATTGCCGGGAAAGAACAGGTTTCTTTTTGGTCGGTTATCACAGTTGTACTATTCGCGGTGTTTATGCTAACCGGCGGCCGCTGGATTATTCACCGCTTACTTGCCTATGCTGGTAAAAGCGGGAAGATGAGTAACGTATTTACGGTAGCTGTTTGCCTTTGTTTTGTAGGTGCCGCGGTTACAGAAGCCCTTGGTGTACGCGCAGTTTTTGGTGCATTTTTAGTAGGGGTGGCTATCAGCGATTCCGAGTATTTCACCGAGACGCATAAGCAGGTATTGCATCAATTTACTATCAACGTTTTGGCTCCATTGTTTTTTGCATCAGTAGGATTAAGGTTAAATTTCATATCCAATTTCAACCTCGAAATAGTAGTACTTATACTGGTAATCGCTTTCCTTGCAAAATTGATCGGTGCCCGCATTGGGAGCTCCTTAAGTGGCATGACCAGGAACGAATCCATAGCGGTGGCTTTTGGCATGAATGCACGTGGTTCACAGGAAATTGTTTTGGGTTTAATTGCTTTACAAGCTAAAATTATTAGCGGCCCTGTGTTTGAAGGACTAGTAGTTATGACAGTGGTTACCATGGTTATTTCGGGGCCAATTATGAAGTATTATTTTTTAAAGGAGCAAAAATTACAACTGGCTCCAATATGAATTTTAAAAAAGCACGATGAAAAATTTGCTGATCTGGCTAACCGACTTAAAACCGATTGGCGACTATCCCTTATTTCACGATAGTTTCAGTAATCACGTTAGGTTTAGCATTGAAGCATTTTATTAAGGTCAGGTGGCCGAGTAGTTAGGCACAGGTCTGCAAAACCTGATACAGCGGTTCAATTCCGCTTCTGACCTCAATTATTTATGAAAATAGATAATTGGTTAGTATTTTTTTAGTTGCAGAAGCGGAAAGAATGATCGGTAAGGCCAACGCTTGTTGCTGCCAGCAGAGGACAGGCTGGTTATCTTTCTGCTAAAGCTTAATTTGATTTTATGAAAGTTTATTTTGACAACGCGACATCGACGGTGATTGATGAGGCTGTATTTATTACTATGCTCCCTTATTTACGTGGTAATTACGGTATACCAAGTGCCTTGCATGCGCATGGTAGGGCGGCGAATACAGTTATTAAAAAGAACAGGTCAAAGCTGGCAGCCATTCTCGGTGTTAACAGTGAAGAAATTGTGTTTACTTCGGGACATTATGAATCGCTGAAGTTGGCAATCAGTTCAGTAATTGAAAGTACCGGCATTGACCACATCATAACTAGCAAATATGAGCATCCTTCAACTGTAGCTATATTTTTAACCTTGCAAAGGAAGTTTAATGTAAAAATAAATTACTTGGAACAGGGAGCTGATGGAACAGTAGATCTGGATCATCTTGGTGTTTTACTGAAGAAAAATACCAATAATTTTATATCGCTTAGCCACGCAAATGTAGAAACCGGAGGTTTAAACGACATTCAAAAAATAACGGACCTTGCAAGGCAATACCGATCACTTTTACATATCGACGCAGCTTATACGGCGGGCAATTTTCGATATGACTTGAGTAAGATTGATTTTTTATCTGCTTCGGCTGATAGGTTCCACGGTCCGGCAGGCATCGGCTTTTTATATAATAGGTGGCGTACCAGCTTGATTTATCCTGAACAGGAAAATACTAATATAGTAAGCATAGTTGGTTTGACGGAGGCACTGACGCTCGCTTATGATAGTTTGGAAGAAAGACGTGAATATATCGGACAGCTTAAACAGCGACTGGCGATAGAACTAAGCGAATACATCCCTGATAGTGAAATTATAGGTAATCACGGGCTTGATGATAAAGGTTATTTTGCTTTTTTGAGCGTTAAATTTCCATCGCTTTTTCAAAATAGGAGTTTACAACAGTATCTCGATGAATGCGAAATTTCGGTATCAGGTAAAATTGAATCGGGTTTTGAGATCATTTATTTTACCTTTAGCAAGCTAAATACTCTGGAAGAGATCGATTACGTGGTAGATAACTTGTCTGCTGTTTTTGCGCGCATCAACTATTAACCCCATCAATTTTGATGGACAAATATTCAATCTTTAGCGGTTATGCGGGAACCTTGAAAACTCTAAACAACGGTTCGAACCCATTCTCACGCTTCAAAGCGAAGTAAGTATAATCGTTATCTCTTGTATGTGTCATAATATCTATATAATCTATGGCTATAATGGAATAATTTATCTTTGCATAAAATCAAATTTAAATAATCAGATAAAGAGAGCTTAATAGTTGGTTTACCATGATTATGCCATTTGTTCGATGTTACGATACAAAACCCCAGCGGCCTTTGACGCATCGAATTATTTAATCAAGAACAACAGACATAATGATCGAACTGAGAAATATTACAAAAACATTTTATAAAAAAAACAGCCAGGTAAGCGCTTTGTCTAATGTTTCGCTGATAGTTCCTAAGGGTAAAATACTGGGGGTGATTGGTGCTTCAGGTGCTGGGAAAAGTACATTAATACGTTGTGTTAACCTGTTGGAACGGCCAACCTCGGGTGAGGTAATCATCGGCGGGCTTAATTTAACTCAACTTGCCCCTTCAGCGCTCGCTAAAGCGAGGCGGGAAATAGGAATGATCTTCCAGCATTTTAACTTACTATCCTCACGTACCGTAGCAGGCAATGTGGCGTTCCCTTTGGAGCTAAGCAATAGGCCGGGCGACGAAATAAAAAAGCGGGTAGCTGAGCTACTGGAATTAGTAGGCCTGGGGGATAAGGCAAATGAATATCCGGCAAACTTATCGGGCGGGCAAAAACAACGGGTAGCCATCGCCAGAACGCTGGCAAACAACCCTAGAGTGCTGTTATGCGACGAGGCAACGAGTGCCTTAGATCCAGCAACAACGCTTTCTATTCTTAACCTGTTAAAAGATATTAACAAGCGTTTCCAGATCACTATCCTGCTTATAACACACGAAATGAATGTGGTAAAAGCTATTTGCGACGAAGTAGCTATTATCAGCGAAGGGAAATTGATTGAGCGCGGCTCGATAAGTGAAGTGTTTGCCTATCCCGAAACTACCATTGCAAAGCAGTTT
Protein-coding regions in this window:
- a CDS encoding ArnT family glycosyltransferase — translated: MALTLLILCFISIFLSIGAFQSQATGKKEVLLITVLVFSTLVVFITEILSILHCFNFQSILISWSIVLIGSLLYLYLKKEKLAVFTGNLSQNIYNVFKSLSIFEKILLGSVSVILLLIFAQGIIYPPNNWDSMTYHMARITSWVSHQSVAYYPTHVVRQLYEPPFAEYLIAHIAILSKGDYFANPVQLFFLLLTVVGIVLILEEFGLNRSYKVIAVVLAVTIPEVVLEASSTQNDIVVSFFIIAACCFALRAVKSGRFSDHLFLGLAVGLGILTKGTAYIYLAPVLLFWGIGSLVCLFRTRNYNYLIFPLMVAVLSISINAGQYYRNYNYSKNVLGTDKEEGKTYANQKMSAGIFLSSVIKNAGMHFSLMYAKPVAKVSTKVVYELHAIAGTDINDPAVNYRNNIYIINSGVTDEDGGPNMIHFILIAAAFVILGWGIIKGNREFIVTTLLAIMILQVVFFCAYLKWQPWVSRLHVPMFLLSVPLVCYALSISKLFKKIVYIITPVLLVYALLVVFHNIRRSYSNTMFNSRYQNYFAGNPLVYDEYNAVYTAISQSGAKNIGLLFGVDDWEYPLFKDSFSRHINPFYIGVDNVSKSLPQTVPTLDYIISTTTNHPFIDFNGKRFYNQSTGNKYLFLYR
- the metN gene encoding methionine ABC transporter ATP-binding protein MetN produces the protein MIELRNITKTFYKKNSQVSALSNVSLIVPKGKILGVIGASGAGKSTLIRCVNLLERPTSGEVIIGGLNLTQLAPSALAKARREIGMIFQHFNLLSSRTVAGNVAFPLELSNRPGDEIKKRVAELLELVGLGDKANEYPANLSGGQKQRVAIARTLANNPRVLLCDEATSALDPATTLSILNLLKDINKRFQITILLITHEMNVVKAICDEVAIISEGKLIERGSISEVFAYPETTIAKQFIASSLHATLPAEYEQRLSATPAGKNHPVIKLEFNGHSAEASILSEASRMFQVDNNIISAQMDYTGGVKYGVMLIEVTGSKKDTQNSLEYYRSKHIEVEVLGYV
- a CDS encoding DUF4468 domain-containing protein — translated: MKRILFFVLILISSGTAFAQKDTTGLNIPVKDGNVVYERVVEIPGKSKADLYKNAKQWFVDYFKSSRDVIQSEDKGDGKIVGKGILPVLFNGAMGTQVIYDDNLSIQVDCKDGKYRVRIYEQLLSSPVGGQVTTTPEELIAKLLGTGSSPFNAKQARRMLESMNSEMLSTLASVNRAMSARTDDF
- a CDS encoding DUF2071 domain-containing protein gives rise to the protein MKIPTLSGVIDRRILVNFTVEADIASLIVPSPFKPKLVEGKAIAGICLIRLKQVRPKGLPPFVGIGSENGAHRIAIEWVEDGELKEGVYVPRRDTSSLFNTIAGGRVFPGKHHHAKFDVQENGNDYHVAFNSSDRTIISVDARITDSFDPKSIFKDLETASNFFKAGSLGYSPNNNKYDGLLLNTYKWEVKPLEVSKVVSSYFENEQIFPKGSVHFDNALLMTNIAHEWSSVADKSCY
- a CDS encoding cation:proton antiporter, with protein sequence MITKLSSTEIIHFLIILLIILIPARLLGELCRRYKLPAIIGEIFAGIIVGPTLLGAFSPGLFNAIFISAPKASGAFDGIANIGIILLMFIAGFEVDLKQIRQNGKQAIAISLSGILFPFAIGFVTVWFLFKDHFANGFNNQLVTSLFFGTALSITALSVITKILLDLDILKTRIGNIVLTAAMVDDFLGWILFSIIIQMMIAGKEQVSFWSVITVVLFAVFMLTGGRWIIHRLLAYAGKSGKMSNVFTVAVCLCFVGAAVTEALGVRAVFGAFLVGVAISDSEYFTETHKQVLHQFTINVLAPLFFASVGLRLNFISNFNLEIVVLILVIAFLAKLIGARIGSSLSGMTRNESIAVAFGMNARGSQEIVLGLIALQAKIISGPVFEGLVVMTVVTMVISGPIMKYYFLKEQKLQLAPI
- a CDS encoding phytanoyl-CoA dioxygenase family protein gives rise to the protein MDTTYQRFSLGTEITDEQQAFFNRNGFIHFKNFINPETVRDIIRASKEVEKNWTENNVEKINGVPIKYGKDLDGSVIVQRFAFVNQHHPLLSEFTLDPRFQTLLDLVPDSRLGVDEKDGMVFNHYVNSEESSFTKMGWHTDGLRDIFHGTKLNPMLNVGIHLSDASPNNGGLRILPGTHKQSLYQVLFRKKYFLDHDVDENEVAITPKAGDLTIHDGRLWHRVAQSSVVGEESRRRVIYIPIVAGKYKPKNEDSPTALYQRLAKIVK
- a CDS encoding cysteine desulfurase family protein, with protein sequence MKVYFDNATSTVIDEAVFITMLPYLRGNYGIPSALHAHGRAANTVIKKNRSKLAAILGVNSEEIVFTSGHYESLKLAISSVIESTGIDHIITSKYEHPSTVAIFLTLQRKFNVKINYLEQGADGTVDLDHLGVLLKKNTNNFISLSHANVETGGLNDIQKITDLARQYRSLLHIDAAYTAGNFRYDLSKIDFLSASADRFHGPAGIGFLYNRWRTSLIYPEQENTNIVSIVGLTEALTLAYDSLEERREYIGQLKQRLAIELSEYIPDSEIIGNHGLDDKGYFAFLSVKFPSLFQNRSLQQYLDECEISVSGKIESGFEIIYFTFSKLNTLEEIDYVVDNLSAVFARINY
- a CDS encoding alpha/beta hydrolase-fold protein, whose translation is MSQQRKIWIHIPNSNGGNKVKDKGHYPVVYVLDGDDNFNTVVSITEHMEESGLCPPIIVVGIVPADRLSELTTATDKELPNVVGNGDKFMSFVENELIPYIDTNYPTTTYKTLIGHSLGGLTVINTLLHHPNWFNAYVSLDASLWYNHKKPVEEAKTILRTQNYQGKTLFMAMANRLEREMDTLSVQKDTNSFTDLIRSNLEFIKILNNNKKNQLRYSYKFYKDDDHPSVRLIGEYDALRFVFGFYKLKIYDSELRDPNFKIDSVLIAHYKKVSETMGYLVKPDETQVNNLGYEMLAKKQYNKAENLFKLNIANNPSSGNDYDSIGDFYLAINNKAKAIEAFKKALTLQAIPETKEKLEKLLNEGEK